In Monodelphis domestica isolate mMonDom1 chromosome 3, mMonDom1.pri, whole genome shotgun sequence, the following proteins share a genomic window:
- the LOC130458316 gene encoding zinc finger protein 664-like isoform X1 gives MAALDPASGSSTPPAIPVSLPGVQLGPHQHQAQLHFYHHQHEFPVSKPEMISQLEEGEEPWSPGLQGGYKSGAKKKEWTLKQELPKKGIHHGQLPSLGFLHVPDGPEIRESCKTESNSERQDSLSGKTPIGKGDHEQTMSGENVNQNSNTVKYQGNDKEMKPHKCEFCGKKFKYHSDIIKHWRIHTREKPYECEECGKSFSQSSDVIKHHRIHSGEKPYECSDCGKTFIHSSHVVRHQRIHNGEKPYECKECGKAFSQSSNLIRHQRIHTGEKPYECNECGKTFSQSSDAIKHQRIHTGEKPYECNECGKTFIHSSNVVRHQRIHHGENPYKCRECGKAFRQSSNLIRHQRIHTGERPYECNACGKAFNQSELLAKHQRIHTRVKTKRLI, from the exons ATGGCAGCCCTGGACCCAGCAAGCGGGTCATCCACTCCACCTGCCATCCCAGTCTCCTTGCCTGGCGTACAGCTTGGACCCCACCAACACCAGGCTCAGCTTCACTTTTATCATCATCAACATG AGTTTCCAGTCTCTAAACCTGAAATGATCTCCCAACTGGAAGAAGGTGAAGAACCATGGAGCCCAGGGCTTCAGGGAG gaTATAAGAGTGGTGCTAAGAAGAAAGAATGGACCCTAAAGCAAGAATTACCCAAGAAAGGAATACATCACGGACAACTGCCATCTTTGGGATTCCTGCACGTCCCTGATGGACCAGAAATACGTGAATCTTGTAAGACTGAAAGCAATTCAGAGAGGCAGGATTCCTTGTCTGGGAAAACTCCCATAGGGAAGGGAGACCATGAACAGACTATGTCTGGGGAAAATGTCAATCAGAATTCAAACACTGTTAAATATCAGGGAAATGACAAAGAAATGAAGCCTCATAAATGTGAGTTCTGTGGGAAAAAGTTCAAATACCACTCAGATATTATTAAACATTGGAGAATTCACACCAGagaaaaaccctatgaatgtGAGGAATGTGGGAAGTCCTTCAGCCAGAGCTCAGATGTGATTAAACACCATAGGATTCATTCTGGAGAAAAACCCTACGAATGCAGTGACTGTGGGAAGACATTTATTCACAGTTCACATGTAGttagacatcagagaattcataatggagagaaaccttatgaatgcaaagaaTGTGGCAAAGCTTTCAGCCAGAGCTCAAACCTCATTCGtcaccagagaattcacactggagagaaaccttatgaatgtaatgaatgtgggaaaactttCAGTCAGAGTTCTGATGCTAttaaacaccagagaattcacactggagagaaaccttatgaatgtaatgaatgtgggaaaactttCATCCATAGTTCAAATGTTGTTAGACATCAAAGAATACATCATGGAGAGAATCCCTATAAATGTAGAGAATGTGGCAAAGCCTTCAGGCAGAGCTCCAATCTCATTcggcatcagagaattcacacaggAGAAAGACCCTATGAGTGTAATGCATGTGGGAAGGCTTTCAATCAGTCTGAACTACTTGCTAAACACCAGAGGATTCACACAAGAGTGaaaacaaaaagattaatatAA
- the LOC130458316 gene encoding zinc finger protein OZF-like isoform X2 — translation MAVPERESYPVMSRFLKDTPQGLKCHESHKSEEGLEIQKDSLIGTVFDKKVPKGEKDFSASSNLGPQQSTTGQLHKCNTCRKSFKCYADVIKHQRFHTAEKPYECGECGKTFSQSSDVIKHHRIHSGEKPYECSDCGKAFIHSSHVVRHQRIHSGEKPYKCNECGKAFSQGSNLIRHKRIHTGEKPYECNECGKAFNQCSLLIEHERIHTGEKPYECKECGKTFSRCSGFITHQRVHTGEKPYECNECGKTFSRSSDIINHQRIHTGEKPYVCKECGKAFRGWSTFVQHQRIHTGEKPYECNECGKTFIRRTQLTKHQRIHTRDKPHKCEFCGKKFKYHSDIIKHWRIHTREKPYECEECGKSFSQSSDVIKHHRIHSGEKPYECSDCGKTFIHSSHVVRHQRIHNGEKPYECKECGKAFSQSSNLIRHQRIHTGEKPYECNECGKTFSQSSDAIKHQRIHTGEKPYECNECGKTFIHSSNVVRHQRIHHGENPYKCRECGKAFRQSSNLIRHQRIHTGERPYECNACGKAFNQSELLAKHQRIHTRVKTKRLI, via the exons ATGGCAGTTCCTGAAAGGGAATCTTATCCAGTGATGTCCAGATTTCTAAAAGATACCCCACAGGGATTGAAATGTCATGAATCTCACAAAAGTGAGGAAGGTCTAGAGATACAGAAAGATTCCTTGATTGGGACAGTTTTTGACAAGAAAGTTCCTAAAGGGGAAAAAGATTTCAGTGCAAGCTCAAATCTTGGTCCACAGCAGAGTACTACAGGACAACTTCATAAATGTAACACATGTCGCAAAAGTTTCAAATGTTATGCAGATGTTATTAAGCATCAAAGATTTCATACTGCagaaaaaccctatgaatgtggggaatgtgggaaaaccttTAGCCAGAGCTCAGATGTTATCAAACATCATAGGattcattctggagagaaaccttatgaatgtagtgACTGTGGGAAGGCTTTTATTCACAGCTCACATGTAGttagacatcagagaattcacagtggagagaaaccctataaatGCAATGAATGCGGCAAAGCCTTCAGCCAGGGTTCCAATCTGATACGTCataagagaattcatactggtgagaagccctatgaatgtaatgaatgtggcaaaGCTTTTAATCAGTGTTCATTACTTATTGAACAcgagagaattcacactggagaaaaaccataTGAATGTAAGGAATGTGGTAAAACTTTCAGTCGATGCTCAGGTTTTATAACTCATCAGAGggttcatactggtgagaaaccttatgaatgtaatgaatgtgggaaaactttCAGTCGAAGTTCAGATATTATtaatcatcagagaattcatactggagaaaagccCTATGTATGtaaagaatgtggaaaagccttccGAGGTTGGTCAACCTTtgttcaacaccagagaattcatacaggGGAAAAGCCctatgaatgcaatgaatgtgggaaaaccttTATCCGGAGAACCCAGCTTAccaaacaccagagaattcacaccAGAGAT AAGCCTCATAAATGTGAGTTCTGTGGGAAAAAGTTCAAATACCACTCAGATATTATTAAACATTGGAGAATTCACACCAGagaaaaaccctatgaatgtGAGGAATGTGGGAAGTCCTTCAGCCAGAGCTCAGATGTGATTAAACACCATAGGATTCATTCTGGAGAAAAACCCTACGAATGCAGTGACTGTGGGAAGACATTTATTCACAGTTCACATGTAGttagacatcagagaattcataatggagagaaaccttatgaatgcaaagaaTGTGGCAAAGCTTTCAGCCAGAGCTCAAACCTCATTCGtcaccagagaattcacactggagagaaaccttatgaatgtaatgaatgtgggaaaactttCAGTCAGAGTTCTGATGCTAttaaacaccagagaattcacactggagagaaaccttatgaatgtaatgaatgtgggaaaactttCATCCATAGTTCAAATGTTGTTAGACATCAAAGAATACATCATGGAGAGAATCCCTATAAATGTAGAGAATGTGGCAAAGCCTTCAGGCAGAGCTCCAATCTCATTcggcatcagagaattcacacaggAGAAAGACCCTATGAGTGTAATGCATGTGGGAAGGCTTTCAATCAGTCTGAACTACTTGCTAAACACCAGAGGATTCACACAAGAGTGaaaacaaaaagattaatatAA